One Niabella beijingensis DNA window includes the following coding sequences:
- a CDS encoding DUF3408 domain-containing protein, producing the protein MENEQKKKSKPEEIDEEFLMNIIADGVKKDGLNVPPEPPQKPEPEKEPEKPVSRERSRSKKVNEADYEKLFFKRAETNARNGKSVYIRPDFHERLSRIVQVIGEDKITIYAYLDNLLEYHFQEFGEDITKSFNEKYKPIL; encoded by the coding sequence ATGGAAAACGAACAAAAAAAGAAAAGCAAGCCGGAGGAAATAGACGAAGAATTTTTGATGAATATTATTGCCGATGGCGTGAAAAAGGACGGCTTGAATGTACCGCCTGAACCGCCCCAAAAACCGGAGCCGGAAAAGGAACCGGAAAAACCAGTAAGCAGGGAACGGAGCCGTTCTAAAAAAGTGAATGAAGCGGATTATGAAAAGCTGTTTTTCAAAAGAGCGGAAACCAACGCCCGTAACGGGAAATCGGTGTACATACGCCCCGATTTTCACGAACGGCTATCCCGCATTGTGCAGGTCATTGGCGAAGACAAGATTACGATATATGCCTATCTCGATAACCTGCTGGAATACCACTTTCAGGAATTTGGCGAAGACATCACCAAAAGTTTCAATGAAAAGTATAAACCCATTTTATAA
- a CDS encoding TetR/AcrR family transcriptional regulator, protein MKKAEATRLAILQKAFELIYIKGYQVTSIDDIIATTQVTKGAFYYHFKNKDEMGLAIINEILKPTLTNSFIQPLQSEQNPLDAIYNLMHNLLMENKFLKVEYGCPASNFAQEMTPWNADFNKALNELTEQWTKAMTATIEKGKKNGFIRKDVNAKRVTIFVLSGYWGIRNFGKLENSKKVYLSYLKELKNYLSTLE, encoded by the coding sequence ATGAAAAAAGCAGAAGCAACACGGCTGGCAATCTTACAAAAAGCATTTGAACTGATTTACATTAAAGGCTATCAGGTAACAAGCATTGACGATATTATTGCCACAACGCAGGTAACAAAAGGTGCATTTTACTACCATTTCAAAAACAAAGACGAAATGGGGCTTGCCATTATCAACGAAATTCTGAAACCAACACTCACAAACAGTTTCATTCAACCGTTGCAAAGCGAACAAAATCCGTTAGATGCTATTTATAATTTAATGCACAACCTTTTAATGGAAAACAAGTTTTTGAAAGTGGAATACGGCTGTCCTGCATCCAACTTCGCACAGGAAATGACACCCTGGAACGCCGACTTCAATAAAGCATTGAATGAACTTACCGAACAATGGACAAAAGCAATGACAGCAACCATTGAAAAGGGAAAGAAAAACGGGTTTATCCGCAAAGACGTAAATGCAAAACGAGTAACAATCTTTGTACTATCGGGCTATTGGGGAATACGAAATTTCGGGAAATTAGAGAACAGCAAAAAAGTTTATTTATCTTATTTAAAGGAACTTAAAAACTATCTAAGCACATTGGAATAG
- a CDS encoding conjugal transfer protein TraD, whose amino-acid sequence MEIIIVICLLIVIILLLKDKLVIYKPVRRQQKQENKIMPDLPDIMGQPKPVERHTLPMNASKRQINKSDHTPDNFEAETKATGFEREIPQEELDEVFGSVPDLEDKEEEWNGYGDESGDNGFATGVTFDELSTVGALLQQDVLEPALQKKAANIVQRIQGTELFSLLENSMEGASQKIAALLDKSLSAGTDFSSSTLRNSSLEGFDIGEFV is encoded by the coding sequence ATGGAAATAATAATTGTTATCTGTTTGCTTATTGTTATTATCCTTTTGCTAAAAGACAAGCTGGTTATCTATAAGCCAGTGCGCAGGCAGCAAAAGCAGGAAAACAAAATAATGCCCGACCTGCCGGATATTATGGGGCAGCCTAAACCAGTGGAACGCCACACACTGCCAATGAATGCCTCCAAACGCCAAATAAATAAAAGCGACCATACACCTGATAATTTTGAAGCAGAAACCAAAGCAACAGGTTTTGAAAGGGAAATTCCGCAGGAAGAATTGGATGAAGTTTTCGGGAGTGTACCCGATTTGGAAGACAAGGAAGAAGAATGGAACGGATATGGGGATGAGAGCGGCGACAATGGGTTTGCTACGGGGGTTACCTTTGATGAACTAAGTACCGTTGGGGCATTGTTACAGCAAGATGTGCTGGAACCTGCGTTACAGAAAAAAGCGGCAAATATAGTTCAGCGCATACAGGGAACCGAATTGTTCAGCTTGCTTGAAAACTCAATGGAAGGGGCTTCGCAGAAGATAGCAGCGTTGTTGGATAAGAGCCTCTCCGCCGGAACGGATTTCAGTTCTTCCACTTTGCGGAATAGTAGTTTGGAGGGTTTCGACATAGGGGAGTTTGTCTGA
- a CDS encoding DUF4134 domain-containing protein has protein sequence MEKQSKKVLLTGVALLSAFGVFAQGNGGAGISEATQMVTSYFDPATKLIYAIGAVVGLIGGVKVYNKFSSGDPDTSKTAASWFGACIFLIVAATILRSFFL, from the coding sequence ATGGAAAAACAAAGTAAAAAAGTATTGCTGACGGGCGTTGCATTGCTCTCGGCATTTGGCGTGTTCGCACAGGGAAACGGAGGCGCAGGAATTAGTGAAGCCACGCAAATGGTAACATCTTATTTCGACCCCGCCACCAAATTAATCTATGCGATTGGGGCTGTGGTCGGCTTAATCGGGGGTGTGAAAGTTTACAACAAATTCAGCAGTGGCGACCCTGACACAAGCAAAACGGCGGCGAGCTGGTTCGGTGCGTGTATCTTCTTAATTGTTGCCGCTACTATTCTTCGTTCATTCTTCCTGTAA
- a CDS encoding DUF3817 domain-containing protein, with product MKQYFTTTIGRLRLFAFLEGISLLVLVFIAVPLKYVLDNAYWVKNIGPIHGALFLLFIFNALRVGIEQKWKFKETTWKVLVACFIPFGTFYIDYKILRNIKE from the coding sequence ATGAAACAATACTTCACAACAACTATCGGACGTTTACGTCTTTTCGCTTTTTTAGAGGGCATTTCATTACTCGTTTTGGTTTTTATAGCCGTACCGCTAAAATATGTTTTGGACAACGCCTATTGGGTTAAAAATATCGGCCCTATACACGGCGCACTATTTTTACTTTTTATTTTCAATGCACTACGTGTAGGGATTGAACAAAAGTGGAAATTCAAAGAAACGACTTGGAAAGTGCTTGTAGCGTGCTTTATTCCGTTCGGAACTTTTTACATTGACTATAAAATACTTCGCAACATAAAGGAGTGA
- a CDS encoding SDR family oxidoreductase: protein MEIKEKVVAITGASSGIGKAIAVELAKNGVKVVLGARRTEQLRQLVEEIKNNGGEAVFTKTDVRNKTDLIQLVNVAIEQYGKLDVIVNNAGVSQLSRIDELDIDGWEEMIDINLKGVLYGMAAAIPVFKKQQSGHIVNIISTSGIKIVPMQGVYAGTKNAVRTITEAFRQETDGSIRITGISPGFVKTDFASNMKNEDMKTAIQKGMEQIAINPVAVANAVIYAISQPKDVEVGDIVIRPAAQN, encoded by the coding sequence ATGGAAATTAAAGAAAAAGTAGTAGCCATTACAGGTGCAAGCAGTGGTATAGGAAAAGCCATAGCAGTAGAATTAGCTAAGAATGGCGTAAAGGTTGTTTTGGGTGCAAGAAGAACAGAACAACTAAGACAGCTTGTTGAAGAAATTAAAAATAACGGCGGTGAGGCTGTGTTTACAAAAACGGATGTAAGAAATAAAACTGACTTAATTCAGTTGGTAAATGTAGCCATTGAGCAATACGGAAAATTGGACGTTATTGTAAACAATGCAGGTGTTAGTCAATTAAGCCGTATAGATGAACTTGATATTGACGGCTGGGAAGAAATGATTGACATTAACCTCAAAGGTGTATTATATGGAATGGCGGCTGCCATTCCAGTTTTTAAGAAACAACAATCGGGACATATCGTCAATATCATTTCTACTTCAGGAATAAAGATTGTGCCAATGCAGGGCGTATATGCAGGAACAAAAAATGCTGTTCGCACTATTACAGAGGCATTTCGGCAAGAAACAGACGGAAGCATACGAATTACAGGCATTTCGCCCGGATTTGTAAAAACAGATTTTGCAAGTAACATGAAAAATGAAGACATGAAAACAGCCATTCAGAAAGGGATGGAACAAATTGCCATAAATCCCGTAGCCGTTGCCAACGCAGTAATTTATGCCATAAGTCAGCCAAAGGATGTAGAGGTAGGTGATATTGTTATTCGTCCGGCAGCACAGAATTAA
- a CDS encoding ParA family protein, translating into MDTKKQPLFIAFSSQKGGVGKSTFTTLVASLLHYRLGYNVAVFDCDFPQHSLMQMRARDKSSIMGNEVYKRMAHKQFTSINKKAYPVMQHRADGVLDAVGQFLQSSPVAVDVVFFDLPGTVNSAGILKTLAGMHHIFTPIIADRVVMESTLIFTQVLNDVIRRHGVTAIQSINLFWNQVDGREKSGLYGIYEDLISSLGIHLMRTSITDSKRFRKEGEADAKTVFRSTLLPADERLMKACRLDLFMEEFLRTVKL; encoded by the coding sequence ATGGACACAAAGAAACAACCATTGTTTATTGCCTTTTCCTCCCAAAAGGGAGGTGTAGGTAAAAGCACCTTTACCACGCTTGTTGCCAGTCTTCTTCATTATCGGCTCGGATATAATGTTGCGGTCTTCGACTGCGATTTTCCGCAACACAGCTTAATGCAGATGAGGGCAAGGGATAAGAGCAGCATCATGGGCAATGAGGTGTACAAGAGAATGGCTCATAAGCAATTTACGAGCATCAACAAAAAAGCCTACCCGGTTATGCAGCACCGGGCAGACGGTGTGCTGGATGCGGTGGGGCAATTCCTGCAATCTTCTCCCGTTGCGGTGGACGTGGTTTTCTTCGACCTGCCAGGAACGGTTAATTCCGCAGGGATATTGAAAACGCTGGCGGGTATGCACCACATCTTTACGCCCATTATTGCAGACCGTGTGGTTATGGAAAGCACGTTGATTTTTACGCAGGTATTGAACGATGTTATCCGCAGGCACGGGGTAACGGCTATCCAAAGCATTAACCTGTTCTGGAACCAGGTGGATGGCAGGGAGAAATCGGGGCTGTACGGCATCTATGAAGATTTAATCAGCAGCCTGGGCATTCACCTGATGCGCACCAGCATTACAGATAGCAAGCGTTTCCGCAAAGAGGGGGAAGCCGATGCCAAAACCGTTTTCCGTTCCACCTTGCTACCTGCCGATGAGCGGCTGATGAAAGCCTGCCGGCTGGACTTGTTTATGGAAGAATTTTTAAGAACCGTGAAATTGTAA
- a CDS encoding VOC family protein — MRTLAFASLQVRDLETSKAFYQDKLGFEISVSNPEAVVFRYNKGEASFAIRKPIGNIDDKELGVGTSLWFAIDGTIEDLQKDLTEKGVAILGTINNTPFGKTLLVKDPNGYTLTFLQPNA, encoded by the coding sequence ATGAGAACATTAGCATTCGCATCCCTTCAGGTAAGGGATTTAGAGACTTCCAAAGCCTTTTATCAGGACAAGTTGGGTTTTGAAATTTCAGTGAGCAATCCTGAAGCCGTTGTATTCAGGTACAATAAAGGAGAGGCAAGTTTTGCTATCAGGAAACCAATTGGAAATATTGACGACAAGGAATTAGGAGTTGGTACTTCACTTTGGTTTGCTATTGACGGTACTATTGAAGATTTGCAAAAAGACCTAACCGAAAAAGGAGTTGCCATTTTAGGAACAATCAACAATACACCTTTTGGAAAAACTTTGCTTGTCAAAGACCCTAACGGTTATACGCTGACTTTTTTACAACCAAACGCATAA
- the mobC gene encoding conjugal transfer protein MobC: MQGEDDLRGLAKIMAFMRAVSILLVLMHFYWFCYGFFAERGWTLDVVSKILTNFNRTAGLFSHTLYTKIFALVLLVLSCLGTKGVKNEKITWRKIYAALAIGFVLFFLNTPLLKLSAGIATSLYILTTGVGYIALLMAGVWMSRLLRNNLMEDVFNNENESFQQETKLMENEYSVNLPTKFYYKGKWNNGWVNVVNPFRASIVLGTPGSGKSYAIVNNYIKQHISKGFAMYIFDFKFDDLSTIAYNHLLKHADKYKVKPKFYVINFDDPRRSHRCNPLNPDFMTDISDAYEAAYTIMLNLNKSWILKQGDFFVDSPIILLAAIIWFLKIYDNGKYCTFPHAIELLNKKYADVFTILTSYPELENYLSPFMDAWQGGAQDQLQGQIASAKIPLSRMISPQLYWVMTGNDFSLDINNPKEPKVLCVGSNPDRQNIYSAALGLYNSRIVKLINKKGQLKSSVIIDELPTIYFRGLDTLIATARSNKVAVCLGFQDFSQLTRDYGDKESKVIQNTVGNIFSGQVVGETAKSLSERFGKVLQKRQSMTINRNDKSTSISTQMDSLIPASKISTLTQGMFVGAVSDNFDERIEQKIFHAEIVVDNDKVAAETKAYQKIPQILSFTDENGMDNMKQEIEANYKLVKLHSTQIVESELERIKNDPDLQHLLQQG, from the coding sequence ATGCAAGGAGAAGACGATTTAAGAGGGCTTGCCAAAATAATGGCTTTTATGCGTGCTGTAAGTATCCTTTTGGTGCTGATGCACTTTTATTGGTTCTGCTACGGCTTCTTTGCCGAACGTGGGTGGACTTTGGATGTTGTCAGTAAGATACTTACCAATTTCAATCGTACCGCAGGGCTGTTTTCCCATACGCTTTACACCAAAATTTTTGCGCTGGTATTACTGGTTTTAAGCTGTTTGGGTACAAAAGGCGTAAAAAACGAAAAGATAACATGGCGTAAGATTTACGCTGCCTTAGCCATCGGCTTTGTACTGTTCTTCCTGAATACGCCATTGCTGAAATTATCGGCGGGCATAGCCACATCGTTGTACATACTTACAACGGGCGTGGGATATATAGCCCTGCTCATGGCAGGGGTATGGATGAGCCGATTGCTCCGCAACAACCTGATGGAAGATGTTTTCAATAATGAGAACGAGAGCTTCCAGCAGGAAACCAAATTGATGGAAAATGAATATTCCGTCAATCTTCCCACCAAGTTTTATTACAAAGGAAAATGGAACAACGGGTGGGTTAATGTAGTAAATCCTTTTCGAGCCTCGATTGTGTTGGGTACTCCGGGAAGCGGAAAATCTTATGCAATCGTGAACAACTACATCAAGCAACATATCTCGAAAGGATTTGCCATGTACATTTTCGATTTCAAGTTTGATGACCTTTCCACGATTGCCTATAACCATTTACTGAAGCACGCCGATAAGTATAAGGTTAAGCCGAAGTTCTACGTGATAAACTTTGACGACCCACGCCGGAGCCACCGATGCAACCCGCTCAACCCTGATTTCATGACGGACATATCGGATGCTTATGAAGCGGCTTATACCATCATGCTAAACCTTAACAAAAGCTGGATTTTGAAGCAAGGGGATTTTTTTGTGGATAGCCCAATTATTTTATTAGCTGCTATTATATGGTTTCTGAAAATTTACGACAATGGTAAATACTGTACGTTCCCGCACGCTATTGAACTGCTGAATAAAAAATACGCAGACGTTTTTACTATACTCACTTCATACCCCGAACTGGAAAATTATTTATCGCCCTTTATGGATGCGTGGCAGGGCGGAGCGCAAGACCAGTTGCAGGGGCAGATTGCATCGGCAAAAATTCCTTTGTCAAGAATGATTAGCCCGCAATTGTATTGGGTGATGACAGGTAACGATTTTTCATTGGACATCAACAACCCCAAAGAGCCTAAAGTGCTTTGCGTAGGCAGTAACCCTGACAGGCAAAATATTTATTCGGCAGCATTAGGATTGTACAATTCGAGGATTGTAAAACTGATTAATAAAAAAGGGCAGCTAAAGAGTTCCGTTATCATAGACGAGCTGCCCACGATTTATTTCCGGGGACTGGACACACTTATCGCAACTGCCAGAAGCAACAAGGTAGCAGTTTGCTTAGGCTTCCAGGATTTTAGCCAGTTAACCCGTGATTACGGCGATAAGGAAAGCAAGGTTATTCAAAATACAGTCGGTAATATTTTCTCCGGTCAGGTAGTGGGCGAAACCGCTAAAAGCCTAAGTGAACGTTTTGGTAAGGTATTGCAGAAACGGCAGAGCATGACCATTAACCGCAATGATAAATCAACGTCCATATCTACACAAATGGACAGCCTCATACCTGCTTCCAAAATTTCAACGCTCACGCAGGGTATGTTTGTGGGTGCGGTATCAGATAATTTCGATGAACGCATCGAGCAAAAGATTTTCCACGCTGAAATTGTAGTGGATAATGATAAGGTAGCCGCAGAAACCAAAGCCTATCAAAAGATACCGCAGATACTATCTTTCACCGATGAAAACGGAATGGATAATATGAAGCAGGAAATAGAAGCCAATTACAAACTGGTGAAGCTGCACAGTACGCAGATTGTTGAAAGCGAACTGGAGCGTATTAAAAACGACCCCGATTTGCAACATTTGTTGCAACAGGGGTAA
- a CDS encoding DUF6010 family protein, producing MDTHNHIVPEFTLVNASAAVLVAFSFIAIMSLVKEPNRQKINAIILAGAAGMYWRGGLGAWEFVFGAILLAVAFKGLKRYYFIGVGWLLHAGWDVVHHFYGNPIIYLDPSSSAGCAVCDPILAVWFMLGAPSVWNLIRKQKTVTT from the coding sequence ATGGACACACACAATCACATTGTCCCGGAGTTTACGCTCGTTAACGCATCGGCTGCGGTACTTGTTGCATTTTCCTTTATTGCAATTATGTCATTAGTAAAAGAACCAAACAGGCAGAAGATAAATGCAATAATCTTAGCAGGAGCCGCAGGTATGTACTGGAGAGGCGGTTTGGGAGCATGGGAGTTTGTTTTTGGCGCAATTCTGTTGGCAGTAGCATTCAAAGGATTGAAGCGCTATTATTTCATCGGCGTTGGATGGCTGTTACATGCGGGTTGGGATGTTGTACATCATTTCTATGGCAATCCTATTATTTATCTTGACCCGTCTTCATCGGCAGGTTGTGCAGTATGCGACCCAATACTTGCCGTCTGGTTTATGCTGGGAGCGCCTTCAGTCTGGAATTTAATCAGAAAGCAAAAAACAGTTACAACATAA
- the mobB gene encoding conjugal transfer protein MobB — protein sequence MIAKIGHGANMTGALSYNQLKVDKENGQVLDTQKIIETPDGSYTVAQLYRSFEPYLIANKRTEKPVLHISLNPDPGDKVTDENFRQIAKDYMERMGYGEQPYIVFKHTDIERTHIHIVSTNVDRYGVKIPDAFEKLRSMDACRALEQKYNLIPATEKQRTGNERVFRPVDYRAGDIKSQIASVVRYLPKHYQYASFGAYNALLSLFNITAEEVKGELHGQPKNGLVYFALNAQGEKASNPFKASRFGKHAGLEELQKHFVQAKEQMKKDPTRAILKNTVEATMHITTGEADFKKQLVEQGINTVVRRTDEGRIYGITFIDHESRTVWNGSALDKNLAANVFNDLWKGQAVEQRNDADRTVLPTNTGKGMADEKEETHELFDFLHKEQPDYATDDVGLINGLGGLLPEAQGEDYEEQAFANRMKKKRTRKRPGRQR from the coding sequence ATGATAGCTAAAATTGGGCATGGGGCTAACATGACAGGCGCACTTTCTTACAACCAGCTTAAAGTGGATAAGGAAAACGGGCAGGTTTTGGACACCCAAAAGATTATAGAAACACCGGACGGCAGTTATACGGTAGCGCAGTTATACCGTTCTTTTGAACCTTACCTTATAGCAAATAAAAGAACGGAAAAGCCCGTATTGCATATATCGCTCAATCCCGACCCCGGCGATAAGGTAACGGATGAAAACTTTAGGCAGATTGCCAAAGACTATATGGAGCGCATGGGCTACGGCGAACAGCCGTATATCGTCTTTAAGCATACCGATATTGAGCGCACCCATATTCATATTGTATCTACCAACGTTGACCGTTACGGTGTAAAAATACCTGATGCGTTTGAGAAGCTGCGCTCAATGGATGCTTGCAGGGCGTTGGAACAAAAGTACAACCTGATACCCGCCACCGAAAAGCAGCGCACCGGGAATGAGCGGGTATTTCGCCCGGTGGATTACAGAGCCGGGGATATTAAAAGCCAGATTGCATCAGTTGTAAGATACCTGCCTAAGCATTACCAATATGCCAGCTTCGGAGCGTACAATGCTTTATTGTCGCTTTTTAATATTACTGCTGAAGAAGTGAAAGGGGAACTACACGGGCAGCCCAAAAACGGGCTGGTATATTTTGCTTTGAATGCGCAGGGAGAAAAAGCCAGCAACCCTTTTAAGGCATCCCGCTTTGGCAAACACGCAGGGCTGGAGGAATTGCAAAAGCACTTTGTACAGGCTAAGGAGCAAATGAAAAAAGACCCCACAAGAGCCATTCTCAAAAATACGGTTGAAGCAACCATGCACATTACCACTGGTGAAGCGGATTTTAAAAAGCAACTGGTTGAGCAGGGCATCAATACCGTTGTACGCCGCACTGATGAGGGGCGTATATACGGCATCACTTTTATAGACCATGAAAGCCGTACCGTTTGGAACGGTTCAGCCTTAGATAAAAATCTTGCTGCCAATGTATTTAATGATTTGTGGAAAGGACAGGCAGTTGAGCAGCGCAATGATGCCGACCGTACCGTATTGCCCACTAACACAGGCAAAGGCATGGCTGATGAAAAGGAAGAAACGCACGAGCTATTTGATTTCCTGCATAAAGAGCAACCTGATTATGCTACTGATGATGTTGGACTGATAAACGGATTGGGCGGGTTGCTACCGGAGGCGCAGGGCGAGGATTACGAGGAACAGGCTTTTGCCAACCGGATGAAGAAAAAGAGAACACGCAAAAGACCAGGAAGACAGCGATAA
- the mobA gene encoding conjugal transfer protein MobA, producing MSEQQKKKQHKGGRNPKANPSIHRYVFRLTDEENAKFLSLFEVSGADNKAQFVTSLLFSKPIKSVKVDMAAMDYYTRLTALFGQFRAVGVNYNQVVKILYRNFSEKKAAAYLFKLEKQTAALAKLCRDIVELTKEFEAKHLGKSGGK from the coding sequence ATGAGTGAACAGCAGAAAAAGAAACAGCACAAAGGTGGGCGCAACCCTAAAGCAAACCCAAGCATCCACCGTTACGTTTTCCGTCTTACAGACGAGGAAAACGCCAAATTCCTTTCGCTTTTTGAAGTATCGGGAGCGGATAACAAAGCACAGTTTGTTACCTCCTTATTGTTTAGCAAGCCGATTAAAAGCGTAAAAGTGGATATGGCTGCAATGGATTATTACACCCGGCTAACTGCTCTTTTCGGTCAGTTCAGGGCAGTTGGTGTAAACTATAATCAGGTTGTAAAAATATTATACCGCAATTTTTCGGAAAAGAAAGCCGCCGCCTATCTCTTTAAGCTGGAAAAACAAACGGCAGCGTTGGCGAAATTATGCCGTGATATTGTGGAATTGACAAAGGAGTTTGAAGCCAAACACCTGGGCAAAAGCGGTGGAAAATGA